One window of Desulfovibrio sp. genomic DNA carries:
- a CDS encoding M23 family metallopeptidase, producing the protein MNKKFCLVGVALLLLVAGVFVWQYGLPPFEGRQNPAVEQTETGSGSGQGEQASGGSSGQASEQPTTEQASEKAEKDSSDKPGEQAERAVDAAASSDEEGAAPGEAVVRGTVEKGDTVIKMLAGADSQAAQDYINAARRVFSMRAFRDGQPYVVVTDAATGKVKRFEYEIDSRRRLVVEGMEQPVARVEAIEYTTLLSTVNAVIDDNLFQAVADAGERPQMALRLAELFGSEINFIRDLQEGDSFAVLVEKRYRDGEYKGYGRILAAHFTNKGKKFEAYLFREGNKSASYYNNKGENVRKSLLQAPLAFTRVTSRFTKNRLHPILGYTRPHEGVDYAAPTGTPVKAVGEGVVTQRGWSGGYGNQVIVRHGGGLESLYAHLSGYARGLKTGQKVRQGEVIGFVGMTGLATGPHLDFRLRQSGRFINPAKAINPRGEPVSKSAMAAFEKVMAQELALLKGEQSASEYTVDSIVPDQMEPLQQEKAAEPEKKTEKRKKKHRD; encoded by the coding sequence TTGAACAAAAAATTCTGTTTGGTCGGTGTGGCCCTGCTCTTGCTTGTTGCTGGTGTTTTTGTCTGGCAATATGGGCTTCCGCCGTTTGAAGGACGGCAGAACCCTGCTGTGGAGCAGACTGAAACAGGTTCCGGCTCCGGCCAGGGTGAACAGGCTTCAGGCGGTTCATCTGGTCAGGCTTCGGAACAGCCCACGACGGAGCAGGCTTCAGAAAAAGCGGAAAAGGACTCCAGTGACAAGCCCGGGGAACAGGCGGAGCGTGCAGTCGATGCCGCGGCAAGCAGCGACGAAGAAGGTGCTGCCCCCGGCGAGGCTGTTGTTCGCGGCACGGTGGAAAAAGGCGATACCGTCATCAAGATGCTTGCCGGGGCAGACAGCCAGGCGGCACAGGATTATATCAATGCGGCCCGAAGGGTTTTTTCCATGCGGGCCTTCCGCGATGGTCAGCCCTATGTGGTGGTTACTGATGCCGCCACAGGCAAGGTAAAGCGTTTTGAATATGAGATAGACAGCCGTCGCCGTCTGGTGGTTGAGGGCATGGAACAGCCGGTGGCCCGCGTTGAGGCCATTGAGTACACCACCCTGCTCAGCACCGTGAACGCCGTTATCGACGACAACCTGTTCCAGGCCGTGGCCGACGCTGGCGAAAGACCACAGATGGCACTCAGGCTGGCAGAACTTTTTGGGTCGGAAATCAACTTTATTCGCGATCTTCAGGAAGGTGATTCTTTTGCCGTGCTGGTGGAAAAGCGCTACCGTGATGGCGAATATAAGGGCTACGGACGCATTCTAGCCGCCCATTTTACCAACAAGGGCAAGAAGTTCGAAGCATATCTGTTCCGCGAGGGCAACAAGAGCGCCAGCTATTATAACAATAAGGGCGAAAATGTTCGCAAGTCGCTCTTGCAGGCTCCTCTGGCGTTCACACGGGTGACGTCGCGTTTTACAAAAAACCGGTTGCATCCCATACTGGGATACACAAGGCCGCATGAAGGCGTTGACTACGCCGCCCCCACGGGTACGCCGGTCAAGGCTGTGGGCGAAGGCGTTGTTACGCAGCGCGGCTGGTCTGGCGGCTACGGCAATCAGGTTATAGTGCGCCATGGTGGTGGGCTGGAGTCTTTGTACGCGCACCTTTCCGGTTACGCGCGCGGGCTCAAAACAGGGCAAAAGGTGCGTCAGGGCGAAGTTATCGGCTTTGTGGGCATGACAGGCCTTGCCACGGGCCCGCATCTGGATTTCAGGCTGCGGCAGAGCGGCAGGTTTATCAATCCCGCCAAGGCTATCAACCCGCGCGGCGAACCGGTCAGCAAGAGCGCCATGGCCGCCTTTGAAAAAGTGATGGCTCAGGAACTTGCCCTGCTCAAGGGTGAGCAGAGCGCTTCGGAATACACGGTGGACAGCATCGTGCCCGATCAGATGGAGCCGTTGCAGCAGGAAAAAGCCGCTGAGCCAGAAAAAAAGACCGAAAAGCGCAAAAAAAAGCACAGGGACTGA
- a CDS encoding DnaA/Hda family protein → MLKNELRDILALQKADDRGDWLESLTLRHDGHTLHVGFPHFYFAAWFSQHKRDLFEQALSCRFADAQLPHIEYEQPALGPALGHAQAWAPQHAARDATGRQGSGMAARSVVSAAPKNENDAFTAFIANAKNAFPLAAAKEIAEQRAGVAYNPFLLCGRSGTGKSHILRSMAATLRKSQTGNRVILASAARFCADSPAWVRHPELFWQQCDVLLLDDIQDLAGQSAWQQKLVSCMDACPAASTGGRRAGQMVFACTGQPQALKTLDERLRSRLESGLVVELMEPDLDVRMRYLQAMCKERNMSLSRDQLLFIAQRCSQFRLLQGLLLKVAAFCSVTGCDLSQADLENIVRTGVADKTPGCLEILGEVARAMNLRAEDVLGGKRRPDLVLARQVSMYICRRKLGLSYPELGRAFGGKDHSTVIHAIKKIKKILVSDKALQQMVTELELKTQ, encoded by the coding sequence ATGCTGAAAAACGAGTTGCGGGACATACTGGCTCTGCAAAAAGCCGACGACAGGGGAGACTGGCTGGAATCGCTCACCCTGCGCCACGATGGCCATACGCTGCATGTTGGTTTTCCCCACTTTTATTTTGCCGCGTGGTTCAGCCAGCACAAGCGCGATCTTTTTGAACAGGCGCTTTCCTGCCGTTTTGCCGATGCCCAGCTTCCGCACATTGAATATGAGCAGCCCGCTCTGGGCCCAGCATTGGGCCATGCACAGGCATGGGCGCCTCAGCACGCGGCGCGGGATGCTACAGGCCGGCAAGGTTCCGGTATGGCGGCGCGCTCCGTAGTTTCGGCAGCGCCCAAGAACGAAAACGATGCTTTTACTGCCTTTATCGCCAACGCAAAAAACGCTTTTCCCCTGGCTGCCGCCAAGGAAATAGCCGAGCAAAGGGCAGGTGTGGCCTACAATCCCTTTTTGCTGTGCGGGCGCAGCGGCACGGGCAAAAGCCACATTCTCCGGTCCATGGCCGCAACGCTCAGAAAAAGCCAGACCGGCAACCGCGTTATTCTTGCCTCGGCAGCACGTTTTTGCGCCGACAGCCCGGCCTGGGTGCGCCACCCCGAACTTTTCTGGCAACAGTGCGACGTACTGTTGCTGGACGACATACAGGACCTTGCCGGGCAAAGCGCCTGGCAGCAGAAGCTTGTGTCCTGCATGGACGCCTGTCCGGCTGCCTCTACCGGGGGCCGCAGGGCAGGGCAGATGGTATTTGCCTGTACAGGCCAGCCCCAGGCGCTCAAAACCCTGGACGAACGCCTGCGCTCGCGGCTTGAAAGCGGCCTTGTAGTCGAGCTCATGGAGCCTGACCTTGACGTGCGCATGCGTTATTTGCAGGCCATGTGCAAGGAGCGCAACATGAGCCTTTCGCGCGACCAGCTGCTGTTCATAGCACAGCGCTGTTCCCAGTTTCGGCTGCTGCAGGGTCTGCTGCTCAAGGTGGCGGCTTTTTGCTCTGTGACCGGTTGTGACCTTTCACAGGCCGACCTTGAGAACATTGTACGAACGGGCGTGGCTGACAAGACACCAGGCTGTCTCGAAATTCTTGGGGAGGTTGCCCGGGCCATGAACCTGCGCGCCGAGGATGTACTTGGCGGCAAACGTCGCCCGGACCTTGTTTTGGCCCGGCAGGTTTCCATGTATATTTGCCGCCGCAAACTTGGGCTTTCATACCCCGAACTTGGGCGTGCATTTGGCGGAAAAGACCACAGTACTGTCATCCATGCTATTAAAAAGATTAAGAAAATTCTAGTTAGTGACAAAGCGCTCCAACAGATGGTGACAGAACTGGAGCTTAAGACACAATAG
- the gyrB gene encoding DNA topoisomerase (ATP-hydrolyzing) subunit B, protein MAPETGNGGYNASSITILEGLSAVRKRPAMYIGSTDTRGLHHLVYEVVDNSIDEAMAGFCSRVTVILHADNSVTVRDDGRGIPVDIHPKEGVPAVQVVMTKLHAGGKFDNSSYKVSGGLHGVGVSCVNALSEELTVTVRRDGKRYRQHYSRGVPQDELTVISEGFVEGHGTTVRFKPDEEIFEVLEFSYETLKKRFEELAYLNRGLTIECIDERISETHVFHAEGGIRQFVGDLNSGEQGIHPIIFGEGVVDNVTVDFALQYNAGYKENIFTFANNIRTKEGGTHLVGFRTALTRAINGYIKGQADLVKKMKNTSLSGDDVREGLTAVISVKLPQPQFEGQTKTKLGNSEIAGLVAGVVYDRLNIYFEENPKDIRLIIDKAVDAARARDAARRAKELVRRKGALSDNSLPGKLADCQSKDPVESELFIVEGDSAGGSAKQGRNPKNQAILPLRGKILNTERTRFDKMLANKEVKALITAMGAGIGEEDTDLDKLRYHKIIIMTDADVDGAHIRTLLLTFFFRQYQEMVERGFVYIAQPPLYRVHNSRMEKFIKDDPALNEFLLSRVSEDVAVVASNGKEYTGKELIGLMEHIEKLEGRVNDAEMAGTPRDLFMALVTYAKQIDAQSLENQDSEFTDWLNEHGYMLTLEREKSEDEEERLFAVFENTGGHHTRRGMEFFSSRLYKQAWQLFDELRTQCGSFAFTLRKKDGEVAAEDLFTLIRMVLDEARKGINIQRYKGLGEMNPDQLWVTTMNPENRVLLQVSVEDANEASDAFVELMGDRVEPRREFIERNALAVQDLDI, encoded by the coding sequence ATGGCTCCTGAAACCGGCAACGGCGGGTACAACGCCTCTTCCATTACCATTCTGGAAGGCCTTTCGGCTGTGCGCAAGCGCCCGGCCATGTACATCGGCTCTACAGACACGCGCGGCCTGCACCATCTGGTCTACGAGGTAGTGGACAACTCCATTGACGAAGCCATGGCGGGCTTCTGCTCGCGGGTCACCGTCATACTGCACGCCGACAACAGCGTTACCGTGCGCGACGATGGCCGCGGCATTCCTGTGGATATTCACCCCAAGGAAGGTGTGCCCGCAGTACAGGTTGTCATGACCAAGCTGCACGCTGGCGGCAAGTTTGACAATTCGAGCTACAAGGTTTCGGGCGGTCTGCACGGCGTGGGCGTTTCGTGCGTCAACGCTCTTTCCGAAGAGCTTACCGTTACCGTACGCCGCGACGGCAAGCGCTACCGCCAGCACTATTCCCGTGGCGTACCGCAGGACGAACTGACGGTTATCAGCGAGGGCTTCGTGGAAGGTCACGGCACGACCGTGCGTTTCAAGCCCGACGAAGAAATCTTTGAGGTTCTCGAGTTTTCATATGAAACATTGAAGAAGCGCTTTGAGGAACTGGCCTATCTGAACAGGGGCCTGACCATCGAGTGCATCGACGAGCGCATTAGCGAAACCCATGTTTTCCATGCAGAGGGTGGTATTCGCCAGTTTGTGGGCGATCTCAACTCTGGCGAGCAGGGTATTCACCCCATTATCTTTGGTGAAGGCGTGGTTGACAACGTGACCGTTGACTTTGCCCTGCAGTACAATGCCGGGTACAAGGAAAACATTTTCACCTTTGCCAACAATATCCGCACCAAGGAAGGCGGCACACACCTTGTGGGCTTCCGCACTGCGCTTACCCGCGCCATCAACGGCTACATCAAGGGCCAGGCAGACCTGGTCAAAAAGATGAAAAATACCTCGCTGTCGGGCGACGACGTGCGCGAGGGTCTCACCGCCGTTATCAGCGTAAAGCTGCCGCAGCCCCAGTTCGAAGGACAGACCAAGACCAAGCTTGGCAATAGCGAAATTGCCGGTCTGGTGGCCGGTGTGGTTTATGACCGTCTGAATATCTATTTTGAGGAAAATCCTAAGGATATCCGCCTCATTATCGATAAGGCCGTGGACGCAGCCCGTGCGCGCGACGCAGCCCGCCGCGCCAAGGAACTGGTGCGCCGCAAGGGTGCGCTTTCTGACAACTCGCTGCCCGGCAAACTGGCCGACTGCCAGAGCAAGGACCCCGTTGAATCCGAACTGTTCATCGTGGAAGGTGATTCGGCAGGTGGTTCTGCAAAGCAGGGACGTAATCCCAAAAATCAGGCGATCTTGCCCCTTCGCGGCAAAATCCTGAATACGGAACGTACCCGCTTTGACAAGATGCTTGCCAACAAGGAAGTGAAGGCCCTCATCACCGCCATGGGCGCGGGTATCGGCGAGGAAGACACCGACCTCGACAAGCTGCGCTACCACAAAATCATCATCATGACAGACGCCGACGTGGACGGAGCGCATATCCGCACCCTGCTGCTGACCTTTTTCTTCAGGCAGTATCAGGAAATGGTGGAGCGCGGCTTTGTCTACATCGCCCAACCGCCTCTGTATCGCGTGCACAATTCGCGCATGGAAAAGTTCATCAAGGACGATCCGGCGCTCAACGAATTCCTGCTCAGCCGCGTGAGCGAAGATGTGGCCGTGGTTGCCTCCAACGGCAAGGAATACACGGGCAAGGAGCTTATCGGGCTCATGGAGCACATTGAAAAGCTCGAAGGCCGCGTGAACGATGCCGAAATGGCGGGTACCCCGCGTGATCTCTTTATGGCCCTTGTTACCTACGCCAAGCAGATTGACGCGCAGAGCCTTGAAAATCAGGACAGTGAATTCACCGACTGGCTCAACGAGCACGGCTACATGCTGACCCTCGAGCGCGAAAAGAGCGAAGACGAGGAGGAACGCCTGTTTGCCGTGTTTGAAAACACAGGCGGCCATCATACCCGCAGAGGCATGGAGTTCTTTTCCTCGCGTCTGTACAAGCAGGCCTGGCAGCTCTTTGACGAGCTGCGTACCCAGTGCGGTTCTTTTGCCTTTACCCTGCGCAAAAAAGACGGCGAGGTTGCCGCAGAAGACCTGTTTACGCTCATACGCATGGTGCTTGATGAAGCCCGCAAGGGTATCAACATCCAGCGTTACAAGGGTCTTGGTGAAATGAACCCCGACCAGCTCTGGGTCACCACCATGAATCCTGAAAACCGCGTGCTTCTGCAGGTTTCGGTTGAAGATGCCAACGAAGCGTCAGACGCCTTTGTGGAACTTATGGGCGACCGTGTGGAACCGCGCCGCGAGTTTATCGAGCGCAACGCCCTGGCCGTACAGGATCTGGATATTTAA
- the dnaN gene encoding DNA polymerase III subunit beta, whose amino-acid sequence MKLTVNKEQIIEGLLKAAAIIPAKAGAQYLRSIWLKAEEGSLSVMSTDANIEFTGRYPAEVATPGLIGVQGRAFVDLVRQLPTGVLHLTLDEASGNLLLEQGRRTYKLPVSGAEWFQNFSAFPAENAVTWSGDFLQDVLDKVAFCISDDDAMDAIACLCMKPRGNGRIDVCGLNGHQFALVSFTHDELAERLPESGMLIQKKYLQDIKKWLGVDEIELNITDKRLYLRSLDGAETLSLPRAAHEYPDYNIFMSKLASEDMHPMTLARKEAIEALGRILIFNTESDRCTYMDLTAGEALLSAQGQDVGSANESLEVTYNGDIKRIAFPTRNLLDVLGHFVSAKIDMMLTGSEGPCGIRGGDDTDYTVIIMPMKVSETTYYSEEDV is encoded by the coding sequence ATGAAACTTACTGTAAACAAAGAGCAAATCATCGAAGGCCTGCTTAAGGCGGCTGCCATCATTCCCGCCAAGGCAGGGGCGCAGTATCTGCGTTCCATCTGGCTCAAGGCTGAAGAAGGCAGTCTTTCTGTCATGTCCACCGACGCCAACATCGAGTTTACCGGGCGTTACCCCGCAGAGGTTGCTACGCCCGGTCTCATCGGTGTGCAGGGCAGAGCCTTTGTTGACCTTGTGCGTCAGCTGCCCACGGGTGTGCTGCACCTCACTCTTGATGAGGCTTCTGGCAATCTGTTGCTCGAACAGGGTCGACGCACCTACAAACTGCCTGTGAGCGGAGCGGAGTGGTTTCAGAATTTTTCTGCCTTTCCTGCTGAAAATGCCGTTACCTGGTCTGGCGATTTTTTGCAGGATGTTCTGGACAAGGTCGCCTTTTGCATCAGCGACGACGACGCCATGGACGCTATTGCCTGCCTGTGTATGAAACCGCGCGGCAATGGCCGCATTGACGTGTGCGGGCTCAACGGACACCAGTTTGCTCTGGTTTCCTTTACCCACGACGAGCTGGCCGAGCGCCTGCCCGAATCGGGCATGCTGATCCAGAAAAAGTACCTGCAGGACATCAAGAAGTGGCTTGGCGTGGACGAGATTGAGCTCAACATCACAGACAAGCGCCTGTACCTGCGCAGCCTTGATGGTGCGGAAACGCTGAGCCTGCCCCGTGCAGCGCACGAATACCCCGACTACAACATTTTTATGAGCAAGCTGGCCAGCGAAGACATGCACCCCATGACTCTGGCCCGCAAGGAAGCCATTGAGGCTCTTGGCCGTATTCTTATTTTCAATACCGAGAGCGACCGCTGCACCTACATGGACCTCACCGCTGGCGAAGCCCTGCTTTCCGCTCAGGGGCAGGATGTGGGCTCGGCCAATGAAAGCCTTGAGGTTACCTACAACGGCGATATAAAGCGCATTGCCTTCCCCACGCGCAACCTGCTTGACGTGCTGGGACACTTTGTTTCTGCAAAGATCGACATGATGCTTACCGGCTCTGAAGGCCCCTGCGGCATACGCGGCGGCGACGACACCGACTACACGGTCATTATCATGCCCATGAAGGTTTCTGAAACGACCTACTATAGCGAGGAAGACGTTTAA
- the gyrA gene encoding DNA gyrase subunit A, which yields MQQPQISIETELRKSYLEYSLSVIIGRAIPDARDGLKPVHRRILFAQYELANNYNRPHKKSARIVGDVIGKYHPHGDSAVYDALVRMAQEFSMRDPLVDGQGNFGSIDGDAAAAMRYTEVRMSKLAQEFLNDLDKNTVDFRPNYDNTLQEPSVMPSKVPNLLLNGSSGIAVGMATNIPPHNLGELCDALQLLLDNPQCSIDELMDHVKGPDFPTRGFVYAGKGLYDAYHTGRGTVKVRGRIEIEDRKKGAQSIIIREIPFGLNKSSLVEKIAALVNDRKIDGITDLRDESDRKGIRVVIDLKRGTIPDIVVNALYKFTPLETSFGINMLAVVDNRPQLLNLKTALSCFVDHRREVVIRRTRYDLEKAEARAHILEGLRIAIDNIDEVVALIRASANPEEARNALMERFALTEVQAKAILEMRLQRLTGLQREELMNEYKDLLQKIEFYRSILENAEVLRSELKREIAEIRDTFATPRRTEVLREALTDIDIEDLIPDEEVVITLSRRGYMKRTGLENYQQQKRGGKGIAALHTSDDDYVQEFLTTTNHQFLCLFTNKGRMHQLKVHQVPEGSRTAKGVHINNLLPLEEGEWVTTVLALREFAEDKFFLFITKRGMIKRSSASLYAKCRKTGLMAVGLREDDELVVVRPIRDNSHIVLATADGFSIRFACNDVRPMGRVATGVKGIALRRQDFVVAAVIIKDIDQTTEIMSISANGYGKRTSVDLYRLQSRGGKGIINFKVTGKTGPVVGAMPVRDNDGLILLTSSNKIVRIGVDDVRSKGRATMGVMLVRLDEGAHVVGFDRVDEGGQTGRDASAEMEDDDFSGLPSAPAGEPQVIDTPGADKADDEGEE from the coding sequence ATGCAGCAGCCGCAGATAAGCATAGAAACAGAACTCCGCAAATCGTATCTGGAGTATTCCCTTTCGGTCATCATCGGACGCGCCATTCCCGACGCGCGCGACGGCCTTAAGCCGGTGCACAGGCGTATTCTTTTTGCGCAGTACGAGCTTGCCAACAACTACAACCGTCCGCACAAAAAATCCGCGCGTATCGTCGGTGACGTTATCGGTAAATATCACCCGCATGGTGACTCTGCCGTGTACGATGCCCTGGTGCGCATGGCGCAGGAATTTTCCATGCGCGATCCGCTGGTGGACGGGCAGGGCAACTTTGGCTCCATCGACGGCGACGCCGCGGCTGCCATGCGTTACACCGAAGTGCGCATGTCCAAACTTGCCCAGGAGTTTCTGAACGACCTGGACAAGAATACCGTAGATTTCCGGCCCAACTACGATAATACCCTGCAGGAACCTTCGGTCATGCCGAGCAAGGTTCCCAACCTGCTGCTCAACGGCAGCTCGGGTATTGCCGTGGGTATGGCCACCAATATTCCGCCCCACAACCTGGGCGAACTGTGCGATGCCCTGCAACTGTTGCTCGACAACCCGCAGTGCAGTATTGACGAACTCATGGACCATGTGAAAGGCCCGGACTTTCCCACCAGGGGTTTTGTTTACGCGGGCAAGGGGCTGTACGACGCTTACCACACAGGGCGCGGCACAGTTAAGGTGCGTGGTCGCATAGAAATTGAAGACCGCAAAAAGGGCGCGCAGAGCATCATCATCCGCGAGATTCCCTTTGGGCTCAACAAGAGCTCGCTGGTGGAAAAAATCGCGGCTCTGGTCAACGACCGCAAGATTGACGGCATCACCGACCTGCGCGACGAATCTGACCGCAAGGGCATCCGCGTGGTCATCGACCTCAAGCGCGGCACCATCCCCGATATTGTGGTCAACGCCCTGTACAAGTTTACGCCGCTGGAAACGAGCTTTGGTATCAACATGCTGGCCGTGGTGGACAACCGCCCCCAGTTGCTGAACCTCAAGACGGCCCTTTCGTGCTTTGTGGACCACAGGCGCGAAGTGGTCATCCGCCGTACGCGCTATGATCTGGAAAAGGCCGAAGCCCGCGCCCATATTCTGGAAGGTCTGCGCATCGCCATCGACAATATCGACGAGGTGGTCGCCCTTATCCGCGCTTCTGCCAATCCGGAAGAAGCCCGTAACGCCCTGATGGAGCGTTTTGCCCTTACGGAAGTACAGGCCAAGGCCATTCTTGAGATGCGTTTGCAGCGCCTTACCGGTCTGCAGCGCGAAGAGCTGATGAACGAATACAAGGACCTGCTCCAGAAGATCGAATTCTATCGCTCCATTCTGGAAAATGCCGAAGTGCTGCGCAGCGAGCTCAAGCGCGAGATTGCCGAAATCCGCGATACCTTCGCTACCCCGCGCCGTACAGAAGTGCTGCGTGAGGCCCTCACCGACATTGATATTGAAGACCTTATTCCCGACGAAGAAGTGGTCATCACGCTTTCGCGCCGTGGCTACATGAAGCGCACCGGGCTTGAGAACTACCAGCAGCAGAAACGTGGCGGCAAGGGTATTGCCGCACTGCACACCTCCGACGACGACTATGTGCAGGAATTTCTGACCACCACCAACCATCAGTTCCTCTGCCTGTTCACCAACAAGGGCCGCATGCACCAGCTCAAGGTGCATCAGGTTCCCGAAGGCAGCCGCACGGCCAAGGGGGTGCACATCAATAACCTGCTGCCTCTCGAAGAGGGCGAATGGGTTACCACTGTGCTGGCCCTGCGTGAATTTGCAGAAGACAAGTTTTTCCTGTTCATTACCAAGCGGGGCATGATCAAGCGCTCCTCTGCCTCGCTGTACGCCAAGTGCCGCAAGACCGGCCTCATGGCCGTGGGCCTGCGTGAGGACGATGAACTTGTGGTGGTGCGCCCCATACGCGACAACAGCCACATTGTTCTGGCCACAGCAGACGGCTTTTCCATCCGTTTTGCCTGCAACGATGTACGTCCCATGGGCCGCGTGGCCACGGGCGTCAAGGGCATTGCCCTGCGCAGGCAGGACTTTGTGGTGGCCGCCGTCATCATCAAGGATATCGATCAGACCACCGAGATCATGTCCATTTCTGCCAACGGCTACGGCAAGCGCACCAGCGTTGACCTTTATCGCCTGCAATCGCGCGGCGGCAAGGGCATCATCAACTTCAAGGTTACCGGCAAGACCGGGCCTGTGGTTGGGGCCATGCCTGTGCGCGATAACGACGGTCTCATCCTGCTGACCTCATCCAACAAGATCGTGCGCATCGGCGTTGACGATGTGCGCAGCAAGGGCCGCGCCACCATGGGTGTCATGCTTGTGCGTCTGGACGAAGGCGCGCACGTGGTGGGCTTTGACCGCGTGGATGAAGGCGGGCAGACCGGCAGGGATGCCAGCGCCGAAATGGAAGACGACGACTTTAGCGGTCTTCCTTCTGCCCCGGCGGGCGAACCTCAGGTGATCGACACCCCCGGCGCTGACAAAGCCGACGACGAAGGCGAGGAATAA
- the purF gene encoding amidophosphoribosyltransferase: MIKHECGVFGIYDHEEAARLAYFGLYAQQHRGQESAGIVSFDTDGVHEHKGMGLVPDVFSEATLKALTGKTAIGHVRYSTTGRSSSSNAQPFLAHFKGRDVVLAHNGNLVNAAQLREDLENEGAIFSTSNDTEVFMHLLVRALRHNDLPGAVKETCARVRGAYCLLVMVDGVMVAVRDPHGFHPLAFGRMNGSPVFASETCAFDLLEAQFERSVEPGEIVIVDGNSVRSEHLMGPLPEKPRQCIFELVYFARPDSYIFDEQVYLCRKKMGWNLADESAPEVDYVMPFPDSGIYPALGFAQRSGLPYEHAMIRNHYVGRTFIQPSQSMRSFGVRVKINPVREMIEGKRICIIDDSIVRGTTMMTRVKKLRELGAKEVHIRISSPPVKFPCFYGIDFSSRGELIAAQHNLAEITRKLDVDSLHYLSIAGLLGSVSKPQHYCMACFTGEYPVPCDDCAGKFSLESACATR; the protein is encoded by the coding sequence ATGATCAAGCACGAATGCGGCGTATTCGGCATTTACGACCATGAAGAAGCGGCTCGTCTGGCTTATTTCGGTTTGTACGCACAGCAGCACCGCGGGCAGGAAAGCGCCGGCATTGTCAGCTTTGACACGGACGGCGTGCACGAACACAAGGGCATGGGCCTTGTGCCCGATGTTTTTTCAGAGGCCACTCTCAAGGCCCTGACAGGCAAAACTGCCATTGGCCATGTGCGTTATTCCACCACGGGGCGTTCCTCCAGCAGCAATGCCCAGCCTTTTCTCGCCCATTTCAAGGGGCGCGATGTGGTGCTTGCGCACAACGGCAACCTGGTCAACGCGGCCCAGCTGCGTGAAGATCTGGAAAACGAAGGCGCCATCTTTTCAACCAGCAACGACACGGAAGTGTTCATGCACCTGCTGGTGCGCGCCCTCAGGCACAATGACCTGCCTGGTGCGGTCAAGGAAACCTGCGCCCGCGTGCGCGGTGCCTACTGCCTGCTGGTGATGGTCGACGGTGTTATGGTCGCGGTGCGCGATCCGCACGGTTTCCATCCGCTGGCATTTGGCCGCATGAACGGCAGCCCGGTGTTTGCCTCTGAAACCTGTGCCTTTGACCTGCTTGAAGCGCAGTTTGAGCGTTCTGTGGAACCCGGTGAAATTGTCATTGTGGACGGCAACAGCGTTCGTAGTGAGCATCTTATGGGCCCGCTGCCCGAAAAGCCGCGCCAGTGCATCTTTGAGCTGGTCTATTTTGCCCGTCCCGACTCATATATTTTTGACGAGCAGGTCTATCTGTGCCGCAAAAAAATGGGCTGGAACCTGGCTGACGAATCGGCCCCCGAGGTCGACTACGTCATGCCCTTCCCCGACTCGGGCATTTACCCGGCCCTTGGTTTTGCGCAGCGCTCTGGCCTGCCTTACGAGCATGCCATGATACGTAACCACTACGTGGGCCGTACCTTTATTCAGCCTTCGCAGAGCATGCGCAGCTTTGGCGTGCGGGTTAAGATCAACCCCGTGCGCGAAATGATTGAAGGCAAGCGCATCTGTATCATCGACGACAGCATCGTGCGCGGCACTACCATGATGACCCGCGTAAAAAAGCTGCGCGAACTTGGTGCCAAGGAAGTGCACATCCGCATTTCAAGCCCGCCGGTCAAGTTTCCCTGCTTCTATGGCATAGACTTTTCTTCGCGCGGCGAGCTTATTGCGGCCCAGCACAATCTGGCCGAAATAACCCGCAAGCTCGATGTAGATTCGCTGCACTATCTCAGCATTGCCGGTCTGCTTGGCTCTGTGAGCAAGCCGCAGCACTACTGCATGGCCTGTTTTACGGGTGAATACCCCGTGCCGTGTGACGACTGCGCTGGCAAATTCAGTCTTGAATCCGCTTGCGCCACAAGGTAG